A region from the uncultured Stenotrophomonas sp. genome encodes:
- a CDS encoding conserved membrane hypothetical protein (Evidence 4 : Homologs of previously reported genes of unknown function) codes for MPHSPARGPHAPLLKGRLLAFVAVVLLAANLRSAVTSLTPLLDRLGQTFEFGSTMTGVLGMMPTAAFALFGLVTPRLIRAIGLERTAVLTMLLATAGLLLRASAGGVGMLLVGSAVALAGMGIGNVVVPPLVKRYFADRVGTLSTLYITVLQAGTMLPALLAVPVADRFDWRISLGMWALLSTAALLPWLLLARHAPRAQAAAAADGPHAAGRVWKTPLGWGMALMFGMTSLGTYSLFTWLPKVMVEAGASEAFGGVMVALYSAIGLLPSLLVPALAVRMRNPFPIAVLVFGLNAVAFAGLLWAPMAAPWLWVTIAGLGPSTFPLGLTLINLRTRTPSGSAALSGFMQGVGYSLACLGPLLFGWLHEAGGGWAWSFAFLMLCSLVLLVAAWFACRPQQLEDHW; via the coding sequence ATGCCCCACTCTCCCGCCCGCGGCCCGCATGCTCCCCTGCTCAAGGGCCGGCTGCTGGCCTTCGTCGCCGTCGTGCTGCTGGCCGCCAACCTGCGCAGCGCGGTCACCTCGCTGACGCCGCTGCTGGACCGGTTGGGCCAGACCTTCGAGTTCGGCAGCACCATGACCGGCGTGCTGGGCATGATGCCCACCGCCGCCTTCGCCCTGTTCGGCCTGGTCACGCCGCGGCTGATCCGCGCGATCGGGCTGGAACGCACCGCGGTGCTGACCATGCTGCTGGCCACCGCCGGGCTGCTGCTGCGCGCCAGCGCCGGCGGCGTCGGCATGCTGCTGGTCGGCTCGGCGGTCGCGCTGGCCGGCATGGGCATCGGCAACGTGGTGGTGCCGCCGCTGGTCAAGCGCTACTTCGCCGACCGCGTCGGCACCCTGAGCACGCTCTACATCACCGTGCTGCAGGCCGGCACCATGCTGCCGGCGCTGCTGGCGGTGCCGGTGGCCGACCGCTTCGACTGGCGCATCTCGCTGGGCATGTGGGCGCTGCTGTCCACCGCCGCGCTGCTGCCGTGGCTGCTGCTGGCGCGGCATGCGCCGCGTGCGCAGGCCGCCGCCGCTGCCGACGGCCCGCATGCCGCCGGCCGGGTCTGGAAGACCCCGCTCGGCTGGGGCATGGCGCTGATGTTCGGCATGACCTCGCTGGGCACCTACTCGCTGTTCACCTGGCTGCCCAAGGTGATGGTGGAAGCCGGCGCCAGCGAGGCCTTCGGCGGGGTGATGGTGGCGCTGTATTCGGCCATCGGCCTGCTGCCCTCGCTGCTGGTGCCGGCGCTGGCGGTGCGCATGCGCAACCCGTTCCCGATCGCGGTGCTGGTGTTCGGCCTGAACGCGGTCGCCTTCGCCGGCCTGCTGTGGGCGCCGATGGCCGCGCCGTGGCTGTGGGTGACCATCGCCGGGCTGGGGCCATCCACCTTCCCGCTGGGCCTGACCCTGATCAACCTGCGCACCCGAACCCCGAGCGGCTCGGCGGCGCTGTCCGGCTTCATGCAGGGCGTGGGCTACAGCCTGGCCTGCCTCGGCCCGCTGCTGTTCGGCTGGCTGCACGAAGCCGGCGGCGGCTGGGCATGGTCGTTCGCGTTCCTGATGCTGTGCTCGTTGGTGCTGCTGGTCGCGGCGTGGTTCGCGTGCCGGCCGCAGCAGCTGGAAGACCATTGGTAG
- a CDS encoding Methylmalonyl-CoA mutase, producing MARGSTARRTGHAALQPDLPGTRPYHRFQRKQDVARPMSTPAPHLPQPPSTALDEARSPLRFVTAASLFDGHDAAINIMRRLIQSQGAEVIHLGHNRSVEDVVRAALQEDADAIALSSYQGGHVEYFKYMVDMLRERGAGHIRVFGGGGGTITPEEIRELQDYGVERIYHPNDGMKMGLVEMIEDVVKRAGGAREQGVGNREWDVLAKPGIDDEIGIGRMLSAIEDGVYGDAELEKLRKQWARVDGHSPFPVPHSRLAPVIGITGTGGAGKSSVTDELLNRFLANFPQMRIAVVSVDPTRRRTGGALLGDRIRMNSLRSPRVYMRSMATRRQHAAVNTVLRDCIGFLTSLDFDLVIVETAGIGQSDSEIVDLVDFPMYVMTSDFGAPSQLEKIDMLDYAELVVLNKFDKRGAEDALRDVRKQWKRNRVAFQMKDEDVPVYPTIASQFNDPGISWMFANLCRLLREKRGTGNGEAGMEGGCDWVPAIDTTLKEPRATVLIPGSRVRYLAEIAEQGRAINARIESQAEVAERAQGCWQALKELGDDRLPQALELYAADALLPSPEGRGAQAAVDRSLLTLRQRYNDAVQSLDSEALRLLREWPARLKSIIDEVNEYQVRGKAIRVENYRESLSHQQIPKIAAPTYRSWGELLVFLQKENLPGAYPYTGGVYPYRRSGEDPIRMFAGEGTPERTNRRFHYLSVGQPAARLSTAFDSVTLYGEDPAPRPDIYGKIGNSGVNIPTLDDMKKLYSGFDLCAPTTSVSMTINGPAPMILAMFMNTAIDQQVEKYLKADPARWAEAEKQITRLFEGRPRPQYHGELPPTNDGLGLGLLGVTGDQLLDAETYARIKAETLRTVRGTVQADILKEDQAQNTCIFSTEFALRMMGDIQQYFVDNGVRNFYSVSISGYHIAEAGANPISQLAFTLSNGFTIVEYYLARGMKIDDFAPNLSFFFSNGMDPEYTVIGRVARRIWARAMRERYGANERSQMMKYHIQTSGRSLHAQEIQFNDIRTTLQALYALFDNCNSLHTNAYDEAITTPTEESVRRAVAIQMIINKELGLNFCENPWQGSFIVDKLTDIVEEAVYKEFEAISERGGVLGAMDTMYQRGKIQEESLYYEHKKHDGSLPLVGVNMFLPKEHAGEVATEIELIRSTEEEKGQQIDNVAGYQRSRNGYAADGLRALQATARERRNVFESLVEAVKTHSLGQISHALYEVGGEYRRNM from the coding sequence ATGGCGCGTGGGAGCACCGCGCGGCGCACCGGTCACGCTGCGCTGCAACCTGACCTGCCGGGCACGCGGCCCTATCATCGGTTTCAACGGAAACAGGATGTCGCACGCCCCATGAGTACCCCCGCCCCCCACCTCCCGCAGCCGCCGTCCACCGCCCTGGACGAGGCCCGCTCGCCGCTGCGCTTCGTCACCGCCGCCAGCCTGTTCGACGGCCATGACGCGGCCATCAACATCATGCGCCGGCTGATCCAGTCGCAGGGCGCGGAGGTGATCCACCTGGGCCACAACCGCTCGGTGGAGGACGTGGTGCGCGCGGCCTTGCAGGAGGATGCCGACGCCATCGCGCTGTCGTCCTACCAGGGCGGCCACGTCGAGTACTTCAAGTACATGGTGGACATGCTGCGCGAGCGCGGCGCCGGCCATATCCGCGTGTTCGGCGGCGGCGGCGGCACCATCACCCCGGAGGAAATCCGCGAACTGCAGGACTACGGCGTCGAGCGCATCTACCACCCCAACGACGGCATGAAGATGGGGCTGGTGGAGATGATCGAGGACGTGGTGAAGCGCGCCGGCGGCGCGCGGGAACAGGGAGTGGGGAACAGGGAATGGGATGTTCTAGCCAAACCCGGCATTGACGACGAAATTGGTATTGGCCGGATGCTTTCGGCCATCGAGGACGGTGTTTATGGCGATGCCGAGCTTGAGAAGCTCCGCAAGCAATGGGCCAGGGTGGACGGCCATTCCCCGTTCCCTGTTCCCCATTCCCGGCTCGCTCCCGTCATCGGCATCACCGGCACCGGTGGCGCCGGCAAGTCCAGCGTCACCGACGAATTGCTCAACCGCTTCCTCGCCAATTTCCCGCAGATGCGCATCGCGGTGGTGTCGGTCGATCCCACCCGCCGCCGTACCGGCGGCGCGCTGCTGGGCGACCGCATCCGCATGAACTCGCTGCGCAGCCCGCGCGTGTACATGCGCTCGATGGCCACCCGCCGCCAGCATGCGGCGGTCAACACCGTGCTGCGCGACTGCATCGGCTTCCTCACGTCGCTGGATTTCGACCTGGTGATCGTCGAGACGGCCGGCATCGGCCAGAGCGATTCGGAGATCGTGGACCTGGTCGATTTCCCGATGTACGTGATGACCAGCGACTTCGGCGCGCCGAGCCAGCTGGAAAAGATCGACATGCTCGACTACGCCGAGCTGGTAGTGCTCAACAAGTTCGACAAGCGCGGCGCCGAGGACGCGCTGCGCGACGTGCGCAAGCAGTGGAAGCGCAACCGCGTCGCCTTCCAGATGAAGGACGAGGACGTGCCGGTCTACCCGACCATCGCCTCGCAGTTCAACGACCCCGGCATCAGCTGGATGTTCGCCAACCTGTGCCGGTTGTTGCGCGAAAAGCGGGGAACGGGGAACGGGGAAGCGGGAATGGAAGGCGGCTGCGATTGGGTGCCGGCCATCGACACCACGCTCAAGGAACCGCGCGCCACGGTGCTGATTCCCGGCAGCCGCGTGCGCTACCTGGCCGAGATCGCCGAGCAGGGCAGGGCGATCAACGCCCGCATCGAATCGCAGGCGGAAGTCGCCGAGCGCGCGCAGGGCTGCTGGCAGGCGCTGAAGGAGCTGGGCGACGACAGGTTGCCGCAGGCGCTGGAGCTGTATGCGGCCGATGCTTTGCTCCCCTCTCCCGAGGGGAGAGGGGCTCAGGCAGCGGTTGACCGCTCGCTGCTGACCCTGCGCCAGCGTTACAACGACGCGGTGCAATCGCTGGATTCCGAAGCGCTGCGTCTGTTGCGCGAATGGCCGGCGCGGCTGAAGTCGATCATCGACGAGGTCAACGAATACCAGGTGCGCGGCAAGGCCATCCGCGTCGAGAACTACCGCGAGTCGCTCAGCCACCAGCAGATCCCGAAGATCGCCGCGCCCACCTACCGCAGCTGGGGCGAACTGCTGGTGTTCCTGCAGAAGGAAAACCTGCCCGGCGCGTACCCATACACCGGCGGCGTCTATCCCTACCGCCGCAGCGGCGAGGACCCGATCCGCATGTTCGCCGGCGAAGGCACGCCCGAGCGCACCAACCGCCGCTTTCATTACCTGAGCGTCGGCCAGCCGGCTGCGCGCCTGTCCACCGCGTTCGACAGCGTCACCCTGTACGGCGAGGACCCGGCGCCGCGCCCGGACATCTACGGCAAGATCGGCAACTCCGGCGTCAACATCCCCACGCTGGACGACATGAAGAAGCTGTATTCCGGCTTCGACCTGTGCGCGCCGACCACCTCGGTGTCGATGACCATCAACGGCCCGGCGCCGATGATCCTGGCGATGTTCATGAACACCGCCATCGACCAGCAGGTGGAGAAATACCTGAAGGCCGACCCGGCGCGCTGGGCCGAGGCGGAAAAGCAGATCACGCGATTGTTCGAAGGCCGCCCGCGCCCGCAGTACCACGGCGAGCTGCCGCCGACCAACGACGGCCTCGGCCTCGGCCTGCTCGGCGTCACCGGCGACCAGTTGCTGGACGCGGAAACCTACGCGCGCATCAAGGCCGAAACCCTGCGCACCGTGCGTGGCACGGTGCAGGCCGACATCCTGAAAGAGGACCAAGCGCAGAACACCTGCATCTTCTCCACCGAGTTCGCGCTGCGGATGATGGGGGACATCCAGCAGTATTTTGTCGATAACGGCGTGCGCAATTTCTACTCGGTGTCGATCTCCGGCTACCACATCGCCGAGGCCGGGGCGAACCCGATCAGCCAGCTCGCCTTCACCCTGAGCAACGGCTTCACCATCGTCGAGTACTACCTCGCGCGCGGGATGAAGATCGACGACTTCGCGCCGAACCTGTCGTTCTTCTTCTCCAACGGCATGGACCCGGAATACACCGTCATCGGCCGCGTCGCCCGCCGCATCTGGGCGCGCGCGATGCGCGAGCGCTACGGCGCCAACGAGCGCAGCCAGATGATGAAGTACCACATCCAGACTTCCGGCCGCTCGCTGCATGCGCAGGAAATCCAGTTCAACGACATCCGCACCACCTTGCAGGCGCTGTATGCGCTGTTCGACAACTGCAACAGCCTGCACACCAACGCCTACGACGAGGCGATCACCACCCCGACCGAGGAAAGCGTGCGCCGTGCGGTGGCGATCCAGATGATCATCAACAAGGAACTGGGGCTGAACTTCTGCGAGAACCCGTGGCAGGGCAGCTTCATCGTGGACAAGCTGACCGACATCGTCGAAGAAGCCGTGTACAAGGAGTTCGAGGCGATCAGCGAGCGCGGCGGCGTGCTCGGCGCGATGGACACCATGTACCAGCGCGGCAAGATCCAGGAGGAAAGCCTGTACTACGAACACAAGAAACACGACGGCAGCCTGCCGCTGGTCGGCGTCAACATGTTCCTGCCGAAGGAGCACGCTGGCGAAGTGGCTACCGAGATCGAGCTGATCCGTTCGACCGAGGAGGAGAAGGGGCAGCAGATCGACAACGTGGCCGGCTACCAGCGCAGCCGCAACGGCTATGCTGCCGATGGACTGAGGGCGCTACAGGCAACTGCGCGGGAGCGACGGAATGTGTTTGAATCGCTGGTGGAGGCGGTGAAGACGCATAGCCTGGGGCAGATCAGTCATGCGTTGTATGAGGTGGGTGGGGAGTATCGGCGGAATATGTGA
- a CDS encoding FHA domain containing protein yields the protein MRTLQVHFGNRQQPDQALGPGMQRIVRDASGQVRLGDDSVGPLLLARFCTDERGLWLQVASGVRGIHVNGRPVRRMALLRAGDSVHADGVEMLLRGDCAPATQPPQAPEAITGNDEDLRVLLRGVGGQHHGRAHALNRPRTIGRDAAADIVIDDPVFPERQARFECHGERVLLRDLGSPDGCRVNGVAVRHCWLRAGDQVVFEGNQRFVLEVPLGAAPTYLPAVAEEAAPAAETRPAPVVARPRQRRWPWLLLSALLMGVLISALLLFGAR from the coding sequence GTGCGCACACTGCAAGTCCATTTCGGCAACCGCCAGCAGCCAGATCAAGCCCTTGGTCCGGGCATGCAGCGCATCGTGCGGGACGCCAGCGGGCAGGTGCGGCTGGGCGACGACAGCGTCGGCCCGCTGCTGCTGGCACGCTTCTGCACCGATGAACGCGGCCTGTGGTTGCAGGTCGCCAGCGGCGTGCGCGGCATCCACGTCAACGGCCGCCCGGTGCGGCGCATGGCGCTGCTGCGCGCCGGCGACTCGGTGCATGCCGATGGCGTGGAGATGCTGCTGCGCGGCGATTGCGCGCCGGCCACGCAACCACCGCAGGCGCCCGAGGCGATCACCGGAAATGATGAAGACCTGCGCGTGCTGCTGCGCGGCGTCGGCGGCCAGCACCACGGCCGCGCCCACGCGCTGAACCGGCCGCGCACCATCGGCCGCGATGCGGCGGCGGACATCGTCATCGACGACCCGGTGTTCCCCGAGCGGCAGGCGCGTTTCGAATGCCACGGCGAGCGGGTGCTGCTGCGCGACCTCGGCTCGCCCGACGGTTGCCGGGTCAATGGCGTCGCCGTCCGCCACTGCTGGCTGCGCGCGGGCGACCAGGTGGTGTTCGAGGGCAACCAGCGCTTCGTATTGGAGGTGCCGCTGGGCGCCGCCCCGACCTACCTGCCGGCCGTTGCCGAAGAGGCCGCGCCGGCCGCCGAAACCCGGCCGGCGCCGGTGGTGGCGCGGCCACGGCAGCGGCGCTGGCCGTGGCTGCTGCTCAGCGCCCTGCTGATGGGCGTGCTGATCAGTGCATTGCTGCTGTTCGGTGCGCGCTGA
- a CDS encoding hypothetical protein (Evidence 5 : No homology to any previously reported sequences), producing the protein MCHLRCPAQQVHAQHHFSDLPVHLSLAYARATEMDYHSNKKPPMPARDAQAEPCAHHMAKNEEEPKHQTSFQRIRRRGANALAFYPPPKNPEYRNNKSQPLPYSFSALLGQQQPPFYKAQTNKLSKTSPLSPPSTQAPGLY; encoded by the coding sequence TTGTGCCACCTACGATGCCCGGCTCAACAAGTCCATGCGCAACATCATTTCTCTGATCTGCCAGTGCATTTAAGTCTTGCTTATGCACGGGCGACGGAAATGGACTACCACTCAAACAAAAAACCTCCCATGCCAGCACGAGATGCTCAGGCCGAACCGTGCGCCCATCATATGGCAAAGAATGAGGAAGAGCCAAAGCACCAGACAAGTTTCCAAAGAATTCGACGGCGCGGTGCCAACGCTTTAGCCTTTTACCCTCCCCCAAAGAACCCAGAGTATCGAAATAATAAATCGCAGCCGCTGCCATATTCCTTCTCCGCTTTATTGGGCCAGCAGCAGCCACCCTTCTACAAAGCTCAGACAAATAAGCTTTCCAAAACGTCTCCACTGTCGCCGCCATCCACACAAGCACCAGGGCTTTATTGA
- a CDS encoding conserved hypothetical protein (Evidence 4 : Homologs of previously reported genes of unknown function), protein MNADIAAQFDAQRKKVDVDNFDVTVRELVRMVEEGEIDRAPEYQRKFRWDEARESKLIESVLLGLPVPTIFMATNKDGTWELVDGLQRISSLVHFLGDPEKLKSAIGKDGRLVLKGLEKLSLFNGKSFEDMPEPIRLHLLKRALRVTSLSDKSDLNVRFDTFERLNTGGIALSPQEIRACVFQGALSDFLERAAADSRLQKQVKLQEGHKDDGTLEEFVLKVFAYADRSENFDGAVTAFLNDYARDHQSPDKVAVMSVEFDAMVRKFAKVNAGPILKKNYGVTPLNLAEAALAGALLLHREKGKFKPLDGWLSDKQLLKFSTGGTNTKKMLRGRVERAKELLAGAKPELK, encoded by the coding sequence ATGAACGCGGATATTGCGGCTCAGTTTGATGCGCAGCGTAAAAAGGTTGACGTAGACAATTTCGATGTCACGGTTCGAGAGCTTGTTCGTATGGTTGAGGAGGGGGAGATCGATCGTGCGCCTGAGTATCAGCGAAAGTTTCGTTGGGATGAAGCGCGTGAATCGAAGCTCATCGAATCGGTGTTACTGGGTCTGCCAGTTCCGACCATTTTTATGGCAACTAATAAGGATGGTACATGGGAGTTGGTTGACGGTCTTCAGAGGATTTCCTCCTTGGTTCATTTCTTGGGGGATCCCGAGAAATTGAAGTCGGCGATTGGTAAAGATGGTCGACTTGTTTTGAAGGGTCTGGAAAAGCTTTCGCTTTTCAATGGAAAGTCCTTTGAAGACATGCCGGAGCCCATCCGACTTCATCTGCTAAAGCGGGCGCTTCGTGTGACATCGCTTAGCGATAAATCAGATTTGAATGTTCGCTTTGACACATTTGAGCGACTAAATACGGGCGGTATAGCGCTGTCGCCTCAGGAAATTAGAGCATGTGTTTTTCAAGGGGCGCTCTCCGACTTCCTTGAACGTGCCGCGGCTGATAGTCGTCTGCAGAAACAAGTCAAGCTTCAGGAAGGCCATAAGGACGATGGTACTCTTGAAGAGTTCGTTCTTAAGGTGTTTGCATATGCAGACAGGAGCGAGAATTTTGATGGTGCGGTGACCGCGTTCCTGAATGATTACGCTCGGGATCATCAGTCTCCGGATAAAGTTGCAGTGATGAGTGTCGAGTTCGATGCGATGGTCAGGAAGTTTGCAAAGGTTAATGCTGGGCCAATCCTGAAAAAGAACTATGGTGTTACTCCGCTTAATTTGGCCGAGGCCGCCTTGGCAGGAGCCCTGCTTCTTCATCGGGAGAAAGGGAAATTTAAGCCTCTCGATGGATGGCTAAGTGATAAGCAGCTTCTGAAGTTCAGTACGGGTGGCACAAATACCAAAAAAATGTTAAGGGGTCGAGTTGAGCGCGCGAAAGAGCTGCTCGCCGGCGCAAAACCAGAGCTCAAGTGA
- a CDS encoding Polyhydroxyalkanoic acid system protein, whose protein sequence is MSSIDIHHAHSLSDESAHAAIAEVARKLQERFEVSTRWEGQNLHFARAGVEGAIEMLPGAVRVKAELGFLLSAMKGMVESEIRRVLAEKLG, encoded by the coding sequence ATGTCCAGCATCGACATCCACCATGCCCATTCCCTGTCCGACGAAAGCGCGCACGCGGCCATCGCCGAGGTCGCGCGCAAGCTGCAGGAGCGCTTCGAGGTCAGCACCCGCTGGGAGGGGCAGAACCTGCACTTCGCCCGTGCCGGGGTCGAGGGCGCGATCGAGATGCTGCCCGGCGCGGTGCGGGTGAAGGCCGAGCTGGGCTTCCTGCTGTCGGCGATGAAGGGCATGGTCGAATCGGAAATCCGCCGGGTGCTGGCCGAGAAGCTGGGCTGA
- the ldh gene encoding Leucine dehydrogenase, translating to MLFDTLETSGHEQVVFCHNRDAGLKAIIAIHDTTLGPALGGVRMRPYANSDDALRDVLRLSRTMTYKNALAGLNVGGGKAVIIGDPKAAKSEVLFRAFGRQVEALGGRYITAEDVGTDVNDMEHIYLETGYVTGVHQVHGGSGDPAPFTAYGALQALMASVNRKFGHEEIGKVSIAVQGLGHIGMELVKLLRERGAKLHVTDLDPALVERAVGEYGCEAVAPEAIYDVAADVFAPCAMEGVIGMETLDRLKAKVICGTANNQLASHAVGDELFKRGVLWAPDYVVNAGGVMNVSLEIDGYNRERAMRLIRSIYHNLERIFDRSEQDAISPQRAADRIAEARIEAIGKLKMPMGRATPRMCRLRGE from the coding sequence ATGCTTTTCGACACCCTCGAAACTTCCGGCCACGAGCAGGTCGTGTTCTGCCACAACCGCGATGCCGGCCTGAAGGCGATCATCGCCATCCACGACACCACCCTCGGCCCGGCCCTGGGCGGCGTGCGCATGCGCCCCTACGCCAACAGCGACGACGCGCTGCGCGACGTGCTGCGGCTGAGCCGCACCATGACCTACAAGAACGCGCTGGCCGGGCTGAACGTGGGCGGCGGCAAGGCGGTGATCATCGGCGACCCGAAGGCCGCCAAGAGCGAGGTGCTGTTCCGCGCCTTCGGCCGGCAGGTCGAGGCGCTGGGCGGGCGCTACATCACCGCCGAGGACGTCGGCACCGACGTCAACGACATGGAGCACATCTACCTGGAGACCGGCTACGTCACCGGCGTGCACCAGGTCCACGGCGGCTCCGGCGACCCGGCCCCGTTCACCGCCTACGGCGCGCTGCAGGCGCTGATGGCCTCGGTCAACCGCAAGTTCGGCCACGAGGAAATCGGCAAGGTTTCCATCGCCGTGCAGGGCCTGGGCCACATCGGCATGGAGCTGGTGAAGCTGCTGCGCGAGCGCGGCGCCAAGCTGCACGTGACCGACCTCGACCCGGCGCTGGTGGAACGCGCGGTCGGCGAATACGGCTGCGAGGCGGTCGCGCCCGAGGCCATCTACGATGTCGCCGCCGACGTGTTCGCGCCCTGCGCGATGGAAGGCGTGATCGGCATGGAAACGCTGGACCGGCTCAAGGCCAAGGTCATCTGCGGCACCGCCAACAACCAGCTGGCCAGCCACGCGGTGGGCGACGAACTGTTCAAGCGCGGGGTGCTGTGGGCGCCGGACTACGTGGTCAACGCCGGCGGCGTGATGAACGTGTCGCTGGAGATCGACGGCTACAACCGCGAGCGCGCCATGCGCCTGATCCGCAGCATCTACCACAACCTCGAACGGATCTTCGACCGCTCCGAGCAGGACGCGATCTCGCCGCAGCGCGCCGCCGACCGCATCGCCGAGGCCCGAATCGAAGCCATCGGCAAGCTGAAGATGCCGATGGGCCGGGCCACGCCGCGGATGTGCCGCCTGCGCGGCGAGTGA